The following proteins come from a genomic window of Tenebrio molitor chromosome 9, icTenMoli1.1, whole genome shotgun sequence:
- the LOC138138143 gene encoding uncharacterized protein — translation MAKILLLSFVAVVFLLQHCEASLKCYYCLEACEVSKAQEKVCGQNIGASQEAVCTTDVAKDSKSTSMAVRKCQIVTKDGKAPCSDQSTCTQCKTELCNAATSVAPNMAVVGAVAAYLAAKFLLH, via the exons ATGGCCAAGATTCTGTTGTTGTCGTTCGTCGCCGTCGTCTTCCTCCTCCAGCACT GTGAGGCCTCGCTCAAGTGCTACTATTGCTTGGAGGCCTGCGAGGTGTCCAAAGCGCAGGAGAAGGTGTGCGGACAGAACATTGGGGCTTCCCAGGAGGCGGTCTGCACGACGGATGTCGCCAAAG ATTCGAAATCGACCAGTATGGCCGTCAGGAAGTGCCAGATTGTCACCAAGGACGGAAAGGCACCGTGTTCAGATCAATCAACTTGTACACAATGTAAGACCGAATTGTGTAACGCCGCCACCTCCGTCGCTCCCAATATGGCGGTAGTTGGCGCCGTCGCGGCCTACTTGGCGGCGAAGTTCTTGTTACACTAG
- the LOC138138142 gene encoding uncharacterized protein isoform X3 — translation MWTHLMFSLLLCQFRNVHSLICYTTDFEKVLEGNVTRLSNKLQDCAGYNDKVRQIDPELQIPTDFTLHSIHCYTFEVGRDVVIKGCVRSGGCDVIMDVLKNTVQKIQTFDAGKVECTECNHDKCNIGYDIIEPTAPASLTAPRGETSLKCYHCAEPCEIAKSRERICGGNIGKSYEAVCTTEIPESIETSNLAIRKCQIVQKGQEPSCSLNSICTSCKSDLCNTIVISDVSDVTSATTRATTIITLWVWLTTFLFL, via the exons ATGTGGACCCATCTCATGTTTTCACTTTTGTTGTGTCAATTTAGGAACG TTCACAGCTTGATTTGTTACACGACCGATTTTGAAAAGGTGCTAGAAGGAAATGTGACTAGGTTGTCCAACAAATTACAAGACTGTGCTGGTTACAATGACAAAGTGAGACAAATCGATCCGGAGCTCCAAATACCCACAGATTTTACCTTGCACTCCATTCATTGTTACACTTTTGAGGTTGGTAGAG ATGTGGTTATCAAAGGGTGTGTTCGAAGCGGCGGCTGCGATGTTATAATGGATGTGTTGAAGAACACGgtgcaaaaaattcaaacatttgaTGCTGGAAAGGTGGAATGTACAGAATGCAACCATGACAAGTGTAACATTGGCTATGATATCATTGAACCCACCGCTCCTGCTTCTCTGACAGCACCAAGAG GTGAAACCTCCTTGAAATGTTATCACTGTGCGGAACCTTGTGAAATAGCAAAATCGCGCGAAAGGATCTGCGGAGGAAACATCGGAAAATCGTACGAAGCAGTGTGCACCACCGAAATACCAGAAA GTATCGAAACTTCAAATTTGGCCATTAGAAAGTGTCAAATCGTCCAAAAGGGGCAAGAACCTTCGTGTTCACTGAATTCGATCTGCACGTCCTGCAAAAGTGACTTGTGCAATACAATAGTTATTTCTGATGTAAGCGACGTGACCTCTGCAACTACCAGGGCCACGACTATTATCACACTTTGGGTCTGGctgacaacatttttatttttgtaa
- the LOC138138142 gene encoding uncharacterized protein isoform X1, giving the protein MSKCIVLLYLFVCFVEKTYSLMCYTSDVNSYLSSNNTEHLKHKLQKCSDYVMAMHSSKTPMDSELHCYTISTDYPEIALKGCFPKGICDKLKKTFKDIIGTKNIVTFDIVGGIECNECDKDQCNWGSGFIPSYNSTANSALPTILETLSTAASATINSTRDDGIVKLNNYNLLPDPTLLKCYFCSEPCDTSTALKSSCELSVEGVCTVEVPKDSKISSLARRGCQIVPEGVEPSCMQGSRCTFCRSDFCNASPSSGLNKTTSSSKIPLLDSMAIGIFTAHFSIKILFH; this is encoded by the exons atgtcaaaatgtatAGTTCTGTtgtatttgtttgtttgttttgtcgaAAAAA CTTACAGCCTGATGTGTTACACGAGCGACGTCAACAGTTACTTGTCGAGCAACAACACGGAACATTTGAAACACAAATTGCAAAAGTGTAGTGATTACGTAATGGCCATGCACAGCAGCAAGACCCCGATGGATTCGGAACTGCACTGTTACACCATCAGCACAG ATTATCCAGAGATTGCGCTGAAAGGGTGCTTTCCGAAAGGCATTTGTGACAAGCTCAAGAAAACCTTTAAAGACATCATCGGAACAAAGAATATTGTCACGTTTGATATCGTCGGAGGTATTGAATGTAACGAGTGTGACAAGGACCAGTGTAATTGGGGAAGTGGGTTTATCCCTTCTTACAATTCCACAGCGAATTCAGCACTTCCTACCATTTTGGAAACGTTGTCAACAGCAGCCTCTGCTACTATCAACAGTACCCGCGATGACggtattgtaaaattaaacaacta TAATCTCCTTCCAGATCCGACTTTGCTCAAATGCTACTTCTGTTCTGAACCCTGCGACACGTCGACAGCACTCAAAAGCTCGTGCGAACTGTCCGTCGAAGGCGTTTGTACCGTTGAAGTCCCCAAGG ATAGCAAGATCTCGTCTTTGGCTCGACGGGGGTGTCAGATTGTTCCCGAAGGTGTGGAACCCTCTTGCATGCAAGGTTCGCGGTGCACGTTTTGTAGAAGTGACTTTTGCAATGCTTCTCCATCTAGTGGACTTAACAAAACGACTTCTTCGTCCAAAATTCCTTTACTAGATTCTATGGCCATTGGAATTTTTACTGCTCAtttcagtataaaaattttatttcactaA
- the LOC138138142 gene encoding uncharacterized protein isoform X2, whose amino-acid sequence MSKCIVLLYLFVCFVEKTYSLMCYTSDVNSYLSSNNTEHLKHKLQKCSDYVMAMHSSKTPMDSELHCYTISTDYPEIALKGCFPKGICDKLKKTFKDIIGTKNIVTFDIVGGIECNECDKDQCNWGSGFIPSYNSTANSALPTILETLSTAASATINSTRDDDPTLLKCYFCSEPCDTSTALKSSCELSVEGVCTVEVPKDSKISSLARRGCQIVPEGVEPSCMQGSRCTFCRSDFCNASPSSGLNKTTSSSKIPLLDSMAIGIFTAHFSIKILFH is encoded by the exons atgtcaaaatgtatAGTTCTGTtgtatttgtttgtttgttttgtcgaAAAAA CTTACAGCCTGATGTGTTACACGAGCGACGTCAACAGTTACTTGTCGAGCAACAACACGGAACATTTGAAACACAAATTGCAAAAGTGTAGTGATTACGTAATGGCCATGCACAGCAGCAAGACCCCGATGGATTCGGAACTGCACTGTTACACCATCAGCACAG ATTATCCAGAGATTGCGCTGAAAGGGTGCTTTCCGAAAGGCATTTGTGACAAGCTCAAGAAAACCTTTAAAGACATCATCGGAACAAAGAATATTGTCACGTTTGATATCGTCGGAGGTATTGAATGTAACGAGTGTGACAAGGACCAGTGTAATTGGGGAAGTGGGTTTATCCCTTCTTACAATTCCACAGCGAATTCAGCACTTCCTACCATTTTGGAAACGTTGTCAACAGCAGCCTCTGCTACTATCAACAGTACCCGCGATGACg ATCCGACTTTGCTCAAATGCTACTTCTGTTCTGAACCCTGCGACACGTCGACAGCACTCAAAAGCTCGTGCGAACTGTCCGTCGAAGGCGTTTGTACCGTTGAAGTCCCCAAGG ATAGCAAGATCTCGTCTTTGGCTCGACGGGGGTGTCAGATTGTTCCCGAAGGTGTGGAACCCTCTTGCATGCAAGGTTCGCGGTGCACGTTTTGTAGAAGTGACTTTTGCAATGCTTCTCCATCTAGTGGACTTAACAAAACGACTTCTTCGTCCAAAATTCCTTTACTAGATTCTATGGCCATTGGAATTTTTACTGCTCAtttcagtataaaaattttatttcactaA